Proteins from a single region of Theileria parva strain Muguga chromosome 1, complete sequence, whole genome shotgun sequence:
- the yipf5 gene encoding putative integral membrane protein → MTGNLRPRRAYHNAFGDEVQDTQNKQQFPTQGREVFTNPTQSHNIPFQNQGSFHNFPAQNSFTNTGNSFVPTDDGKGNLNPRPFNTVPNVVSSPFSQNQPTNIPASPFRTTSVPTQSFNPNAIPTQTFNQNTIPTQSFNYNPNFNANVTTSLNPNTNVLNQSQSLEDRSKMYLEGQFSPNTTTKTVFPKTTTTLPFSQSATTQQPFAQTTTTRQFPQNGPANSNPLRPNITNTNLANNVFSPFQAQLGAQLTKFGEMYTQRLQQSEEEDVVDPPLLDELGINVVEIYEHLLSVVLPKKGNSLFLNYNDLSGPLLIFVTFALGLMFSGKICFSIIYVLSVFCNLGIYLLFNFLNEQYISLSKTVTIMGYSLLPLCLTPVIWLFSRFLKFLSVILVYSCVVWSTVSATYLFQAELNLGSRFYFVVYPILLYYTTFANIVIF, encoded by the exons ATGACTGGGAATTTAAGGCCTCGTCGTGCTTATCATAACGCTTTCGGTGACGAAGTCCAGGATACTCAAAACAAACAACAATTTCCCACTCAAG gACGTGAGGTGTTTACCAATCCAACTCAATCTCATAACATTCCATTCCAGAATCAAGGTTCATTCCATAATTTTCCTGCTCAAAATTCATTTACAAATACCGGGAACAGTTTTGTACCAACTGATGATGGAAAAGGTAATTTGAATCCCAGACCTTTTAATACTGTTCCTAACGTTGTTTCATCTCCCTTTTCACAAAATCAACCTACTAATATTCCTGCCTCTCCATTCCGAACCACCTCTGTCCCAACGCAAAGTTTTAACCCTAACGCTATTCCAACACAGACCTTTAATCAGAACACCATTCCAACACAGAGCTTTAACTATAACCCTAATTTCAATGCTAATGTAACAACAAGTTTAAACCCTAATACAAACGTGTTGAATCAATCGCAATCATTAGAAGATCGATCAAAGATGTACTTAGAAGGACAATTTTCTCCGAATACTACTACCAAGACTGTATTTCCTAAAACTACCACTACACTACCATTCTCTCAAAGTGCTACTACACAACAACCGTTTGCCCAAACTACCACTACACGACAGTTTCCTCAAAATGGTCCTGCTAACTCTAACCCATTAAGACCAAACATCACTAATACCAACCTGGCTAACAATGTGTTTTCACCATTTCAAGCACAGTTAGGAGCCCAGTTGACTAAGTTTGGCGAGATGTATACTCAGAGATTACAGCAGTCTGAGGAAGAAGACGTGGTTGATCCTCCACTACTAGATGAGCTTGGAATTAACGTAGTGGAGATTTATGAGCATTTGCTAAGCGTAGTGTTACCTAAGAAAGGAAacagtttatttttaaattacaatGATTTGTCTGGACcactattaatttttgtcACCTTTGCTCTCGGGTTAATGTTTTCTGGGAAGATTTGCTTCAGCATAATTTACGTGCTCTCAGTTTTCTGTAACCTCGGCATTTACCTGCTCTTTAACTTTCTTAATGAACAGTACATTAGTCTTTCGAAAACCGTTACCATCATGGGATACTCGCTACTACCGCTCTGTTTAACACCTGTGATTTGGCTTTTCTCAAGATTTCTAAAATTCCTTTCAGTAATCTTAGTTTACTCATGTGTTGTTTGGAGTACTGTCTCTGCCACATATCTCTTTCAAGCT GAGTTGAATTTAGGTTCAAGGTTTTACTTTGTAGTGTATCCCATTCTACTCTATTATACCACTTTTGCTAACATTGTTATCTTCTAA
- the ranbp9 gene encoding SPRY domain protein, with the protein MTKTLTEKLYGFSKIPSCLNSRIRQHYITILKDLLTVEYTGKSRYCDSGSVQSDTCAPTNCPLYYYEVEIVKCDSQPKIVVGFSYSNYHLNRHPGSEPNSVGYKSEDGYSMNGTSKSESYGPSYGKGDVIGCGINYLNQNYFFTKNGSFLGSAGSLFHIDNYPTVGLNSFGESVKFNFLGPFKFNIEDYYKKIISTERDEINSNTVSREDLNGIVHFYLLHRGYSKTLKAFKNETNADGMNLDLNEDKSENKFINQLYISNEVVNKMESTLEKRSVLIDGILNGEIEGALEAFSRNFPKIKKSSMAYVMLVTQNFIEMLKNGRNTKECLSWLQENIKKLADNDDFEELFKNDHFKHVFQEACGLLAYDDFENSPLKANLSKDRRLETAIVVNDTILNEDGANLSSLKIILQYLVLGRKILKEINGNTGPLYSAHDLCSPLTKFND; encoded by the exons ATGACAAAGACTTTGACTGAGAAATTGTACGGTTtctctaaaataccttcTTGTTTAAATAGTAGAATCAGGCAACattatataacaattttaaaggaTCTTTTAACTGTAGAATATACTGGAAAGAGCAGATATTGTGATTCAGGG TCTGTACAATCTGATACATGTGCTCCTACAAACTGCCCTTTGTATTATTATGAAGTCGAGATTGTGAAATGTGACAGTCAACCTAAAATAGTCGTTGGATTCTCATACAGTAATTATCATCTTAATCGACATCCAGGATCAGAACCCAA ttCGGTGGGATATAAATCTGAGGATGGTTATTCCATGAATGGAACTTCAAAGTCTGAGAGTTATGGCCCTTCATATGGTAAAGGCGATGTTATTGGCTGTGGAATTAATTACCTCAACCAAAATTACTTCTTCACCAAAAACGGATCATTCCTAG GGAGTGCCGGGAGTTTGTTTCACATAGACAATTATCCTACTGTTGGTTTAAACTCGTTTGGAGAatctgtaaaatttaactttcTTGGACCATTTAAGTTCAATATTGAAGATTACtataaa aaaataatatcaaCGGAGAGGGATGAAATAAATTCCAATACTGTATCAAGAGAAGACCTGAATGGAATAGTACACTTTTATTTACTTCATAGAGGATACTCAAAGACCCTAAAAGcctttaaaaatgaaactAACGCAG ACGGAATGAATTTGGATTTGAATGAAGATAAAAGTGAAAACAAGTTTATAAATCAACTTTACATATCAAATGAAGTGGTAAATAAAATGGAATCAACTCTGGAAAAAAGATCAG TGTTGATTGACGGAATTTTGAATGGTGAAATTGAGGGAGCACTAGAGGCTTTTTCCAGAAATTTCCCCAAGATCAAGAAGTCATCAATGGCCTACGTAATGCTGGTGACTCAGAACTTTATTGAGATGCTCAAGAATGGTAGAAACACTAAAGAATGCCTCTCATGGCTACAAgaaaacattaaaaaacTCGCAGATAATGATGATTTCGAAGAACTCTTCAAAAATGATCATTTCAAACATGTCTTCCAA GAGGCATGTGGGTTATTGGCATATGATGACTTTGAAAATAGTCCTTTGAAGGCAAATTTAAGTAAAGACAGAAGACTTGAAACGGCAATCGTAGTCAACGACACCATCCTAA ATGAAGATGGAGCGAATTTATCAAGCCTAAAGATAATATTACAGTATTTAGTACTTGGAAG AAAAATACTCAAGGAAATAAATGGGAACACGGGACCTTTATATTCCGCACACGATTTATGCTCACcattaactaaatttaacgactaa
- the CDKC-1 gene encoding Protein kinase domain protein, translated as MVKKVKKSAAKGEKSKKVKEGVKHKEQPNEGIKTEDSQNLNNNKDLEDGKNVENAEKTVKVEFDDKIEDKKEDSVTDSNESESLDKRFTPVGKHLGEGTYGQVIKAMDTLTGKMVAIKKVKNIEYKKGVTKDRQLVGMVGIHFTTLRELKVMTELSHENLMGLVAVYVKESFINIVMDVMASDLKKVVDAKIRLTEPNVKCIMSQILTGLSVLHSSSFAHRDLSPANIFIDNFGVCKIADFGLARRTVNPPIFRECTDLETMELNASRERMTSKVVTLWYRAPELLMGAECYHFACDLWSVGCIFAELLSGKPLFPGTNEIDQLGKIYNILGTPEPTWPEVTKLPLYTQYSFSKPKDLSTLFPHANSVTLDLLSQLLKLNPNERISAKKALEHEYFKVQPLKCKPKDLPFDFITK; from the exons ATGGTTAAAAAGGTAAAAAAATCAGCCGCAAAGGGtgaaaaaagtaaaaaggTTAAAGAAGGTGTAAAACACAAAGAACAGCCAAATGAGGGGATAAAAACGGAAGAttcacaaaatttaaataacaataaGGATCTAGAAGATGGAAAAAATGTGGAAAATGCTGAAAAAACTGTAAAGGTAGAGTttgatgataaaattgagGATAAAAAAGAAGATTCCGTAACGGATTCCAACGAATCAGAATCACTTGATAAGAGATTTACTCCTGTAGGAAAACATCTTGGTGAAGGCACTTATGGTCAAGTTATTAAAGCTATGGACACTCTCACTGGAAA AATGGTCGCTATAAAGAAGGTTAAGAATATAGAGTATAAGAAGGGAGTGACAAAGGATCGGCAGTTGGTAGGGATGGTCGGTATCCACTTTACAACTCTGCGTGAGCTGAAAGTGATGACTGAATTAAGTCACGAGAACTTGATGGGTCTGGTTGCTGTATACGTGAAGGAGAGTTTCATTAACATTGTAATGGACGTTATGGCTTCTGATTTGAAGAAGGTTGTAGACGCCAAAATAAGACTAACTGAGCCTAATGTGAAGTGCATAATGTCACAGATTTTAACTGGGTTATCAGTGCTTCACTCTTCTTCATTTGCACATCGAGACCTTTCACCTgcaaatatttttattgacAATTTCggagtgtgtaaaatagctGATTTCGGTCTCGCCAGAAGAACTGTGAATCCGCCAATTTTCAGGGAATGCACGGATTTAGAGACTATGGAACTTAACGCCTCAAGGGAAAGAATGACGTCAAAGGTGGTTACACTTTGGTACAGAGCACCAGAACTTCTCATGGGAGCAGAGTGTTACCACTTTGCATGTGATCTCTGGAGTGTTGGGTGCATCTTCGCAGAACTGCTTTCCGGGAAGCCTTTGTTCCCAGGCACTAATGAGATTGACCAACTGGGGAAAATCTATAACATCTTAGGCACTCCTGAACCCACGTGGCCAGAAGTCACTAAACTCCCTCTCTACACACAATACTCGTTTTCTAAACCTAAAGATCTTTCAACACTTTTTCCAC aTGCTAATAGTGTAACATTGGATTTATTATCACagttgttaaaattaaacccTAATGAGAGAATTAGTGCTAAAAAG GCGTTGGAACAcgaatattttaaagtcCAACCACTAAAATGTAAACCGAAAGATTTACCCTTTGATTTTATTAccaaataa
- the PMM gene encoding Phosphomannomutase 2 produces the protein MENDSIVLLFDLDETLALSFKPVSDEMKSYLLMCKEKGYRIALVSGSDFKKVASQLNPEFSKNFDFLFCENGTQVYKNGELVHSESIVNFLPDSLYKDLVNYVLVYISKLDIPKKRGCFIELRNSIINISPIGRNCSEPERHEFYEYDCVEKVRLKMCQDLTQRFMNSEPKLHFSVGGKISVDVFPEGWSKTFCLQFLDGYKTIHFFGDMTDPGGNDYEIFVDPRVIGHKVLNYHDTIKQLNELFLNK, from the exons atgGAGAATGATTCCATTGTTTTATTGTTTGATTTGGATGAAACTTTAGCTCTCTCCTTTAAA ccTGTATCTGACGAAATGAAAAGCTATTtactaatgtgtaaagaaAAAGGTTATCGCATTGCTCTAGTCTCTGGTTCAGACTTCAAAAAAGTTGCATCTCAGCTGAACCCCGAGT tttctaaaaattttgattttctTTTCTGCGAAAACGGCACTcaagtatataaaaatggcGAATTAGTCCATTCAGAG tctATTGTCAATTTTTTACCTGATTCTCTCTATAAGGATTTGGTTAATTATGTTTTGGTATACATTTCAAAGTTGGATATCCCGAAAAAAAG GGGTTGTTTTATTGAGTTAAGGAactcaattattaatatttctcCTATCGGTCGTAACTGCTCAGAACCTGAGCGTCATGAGTTTTACGAATACGACTGTGTCGAAAAAGTTCGACTTAAAATGTGTCAAGATCTCACTCAAAG ATTTATGAATAGTGAGCCTAAATTACACTTTTCTGTTGGTGGTAAAATCTCAGTTGATGTTTTCCCCGAG ggCTGGAGCAAGACGTTTTGTCTTCAATTTTTGGATGGATATAAAACTATACACTTCTTCGGTGATATGACGGACCCC ggtGGTAATGATTATGAGATTTTTGTTGACCCTCGCGTTATTGGACATAAAGTACTCAATTATCATGATACAATTAAACAACTAAATGAACTCTTTCTCAACAAATAA
- a CDS encoding Utp14 family protein, producing MFITRPDEEDYLEDEEDEEEKKKVTNMAGWGSWTGHGIINTDNKSNDVEKKDEIKVKKRTKVQINTKKDPKLAKYYIHKVCFIQLHTHQIILEHPYTNRHEYNSNMEIPIGPEWNTINMHQKLIKPKKLVKIGSVIMPLGLGNKHKHLLNTFRKNIIKNRTHARL from the exons ATGTTCATTACAAGACCAGATGAAGAGGATTATTTAGAAGACGAAGAGGATGAAGAAGAGAAAAAGAAAGTAACTAATATGGCAGGTTGGGGTTCATGGACTGGTCACGGTATCATTAATACTGATAATAAATCTAACGATGTTGAGAAAAAGGATGAGATTAAGGTGAAAAAGAGAACTAAAGTTCAAataaatactaaaaaaGATCCCAAACTAGCGAAATACTACATACACAAAGTATGTTTTATTCAGTTACATACTcatcaaataatt TTGGAACATCCTTATACTAATCGTCATGAATATAATTCTAATATGGAAATACCGATTGGGCCCGAATGgaatactattaatatgCATCAAAAACTCATTAAACCCAAA AAATTGGTAAAGATTGGATCTGTGATAATGCCATTGGGATTGGGTAATAAACACAAACACCTGTTGAACACTTTCagaaaaaatattattaaaaaccGAACTCACGCGagattataa
- the ADA2 gene encoding Myb-like DNA-binding domain protein, with protein MNNLTQNNNNSNQFKDNSCQLVNNPEKSNTTVKDCTIVGKTQKRHPSIGSKSRSGDHKPKNSSQAKSRESDPSAVIKAIGSYVQCNICTKLCSRNGHIKCAECIDFNICLKCFCSGLERPDDEVLASSFVNVSSKDHEEHHNTHKYIPVGPSNFALFSRDWSAEQELLLVDAIAKYGLGNWTEVSNMVTMSHSGYKTEEECETHYYQYYLNSPTGPLPDTSNLVYGDDGKPLMVPFRGPRPLQDKPKPVTSNKPQTKPQIIGYWPLRGDFDIEYDNDAELILADMEFRPDDTPEQIELKLNVIEIYNSKLDERIYRKKIIIERGLLDTKSLQQKERKYTTEEKELYNLFRPFLRFQTPEEHDHTIQLIVKERKLRSRLYQLMVWRTLGLETADDIKKYEDKLQRIEFFKDALEKQDSDPSRRHERRLRASNNETEVNMNNANRIRLSDFIDENEIEFCESLHLPPIAYFLAKRVLLQELASNNIYSVDDMCNELRIDGTKQGRIFDFLLMLSPKALRNMEQDVADLTKVKLDKNGLVDTSNVAAQITVDTSTSLELLKKLSTPTNKELEPEPKSPHSNKSSKSSTPSEKNLKKQKLQ; from the exons ATGAATAATCTTACTCAAAACAACAACAATTCTAATCAATTTAAAGATAATTCTTGCcaattagttaataatcCTGAAAAGTCTAATACCACTGTTAAGGATTGTACTATAGTTGGCAAGACTCAGAAACGACACCCTTCAATTGGTTCTAAGTCAAGGTCTGGTGACCACAAACCCAAGAACTCTTCACAGGCTAAATCTAGGGAAAGTGACCCCTCCGCAGTCATTAAGGCTATTGGATCATACGTCCAGTGCAATATTTGTACTAAACTCTGTTCTCGGAATGGTCATATCAAATGCGCCGAGTGTATCGATTTCAATATTTGTCTAAAATGCTTTTGCTCAGGGCTAGAACGCCCTGACGATGAAGTGCTTGCCAGCTCTTTTGTTAATGTTTCTTCTAAAGATCATGAAGAACACCATAATACCCATAAATACATACCCGTCGGACCTTCCAACTTTGCACTTTTTTCCAGag aTTGGTCAGCGGAGCAGGAGTTATTACTTGTGGATGCAATTGCCAAGTATGGACTTGGTAATTGGACG gAAGTATCTAATATGGTGACAATGTCCCATTCTGGATATAAAACTGAAGAGGAATGTGAAACCCActattatcaatattatctCAACTCACCTACAGGACCCCTTCca GACACATCGAATTTGGTATATGGTGATGACGGAAAACCTTTAATGGTACCTTTTCGAGGACCCAGACCACTTCAAGATAAACCTAAACCAG TAACGAGTAATAAACCACAAACTAAACCTCAAATAATTGGATATTGGCCTCTGAGGGGGGATTTTGATATAGAATATGACAATGACGCTGAACTTATCCTAGCAGATATGGAATTCAGACCTGATGATACGCCCGAACAAATAGAACTTAAACTTAACGttattgaaatttacaACTCTAAACTTGATGAACGCATTTATCgcaaaaaaattattatagaaCG CGGATTGTTGGATACTAAATCGTTACAGCAGAAGGAACGGAAGTATACAACAGAGGAGAAGGagttgtataatttattccgCCCATTTTTACGTTTCCAAACCCCAGAGGAACACGACCATACAATCCAACTTATTGTAAAGGAACGAAAATTAAGATCAAGACTTTATCAACTTATGGTCTGGAGAACTTTAGGACTAGAAACTGCTGATGATATTAAG AAATATGAAGATAAATTACAGAGAATTGAGTTTTTTAAAGATGCTCTGGAAAAACAGGATTCAGATCCTTCCAGAAGACATGAAAGAAGATTAAGAGCTTCAAATAATGAAACTGAA gtaaatatgaataatgCGAATAGAATAAGGTTATCAGATTTTATTGATGAGAATGAAATTGAGTTTTGTGAGTCGTTACACCTGCCACCAATAGCATATTTTTTGGCAAAGAGAGTTTTATTGCAAGAATTAGCATCAAACAACATTTATTCAGTGGACGATATGTGTAATGAACTTAGAATTGATGGGACCAAACAGGGTAGAATATTTGACTTTTTGTTAATGCTATCGCCGAAGGCGTTAAGAAATATGGAACAAGACGTAGCAGATCTTACGAAGGTAAAGTTGGATAAAAACGGCTTAGTCGACACCTCAAATGTGGCTGCTCAAATCACGGTTGATACGTCAACTTCTTTAGAACTCCTTAAGAAATTATCGACACCTACAAATAAGGAGCTGGAACCCGAGCCAAAATCACCTCACAGTAATAAATCCAGTAAATCCTCAACACCCAGTGAaaaaaatctaaaaaaacaaaaactACAATAA
- a CDS encoding putative integral membrane protein yields MPKFVNKSYRNFISLISLIGLTCVFIKYRINMTRKDAIERFAAMEGGKNFTIDSLSFAPKVEYSDSKDLNSKAKALLNNYIKADRLLHLTRKSKKD; encoded by the exons ATGCCCAAATTTGTAAACAAGTCTTATAGGAATTTTATTAGTCTAATCTCGCTTATTGGTTTAACCTGTGTCTTCATCAAATATCGCATTAATATGACAAGGAAGGATGCCATC GAACGATTTGCAGCAATGGAAGGCGGGAAGAACTTTACTATTGATTCACTTAGTTTTGCTCCCAAAGTTGAATATTCTGACTCTAAAGATTTGAACTCCAAGGCCAAAGCGCTTTTAAACAACTATATTAAAGCTGACAGACTTTTACACCTTACTAGAAAGTCTAAAAAAGACTAA
- the bdf1 gene encoding Ankyrin repeats (3 copies) family protein, with product MATYHENYINNPLVKALMTGTLLELKEVLNNRYQQYKNHNKIDSSTNNEDSVQSNLKSDANDPNFEPKDDLKDSKAGLNDNLNVVEKTIEELVDGNTRITPLCQLSHKTNEESLEIAKLLVEDYLLCNPNHVDLIGQTCLFYSARDGRGELCSYFCKKGCDPNHKDRLGQTCVFYAARDGHSEVIKVLVEHGADVNVTDANSQTCLFYAARDGRVEAVKVLLEKNINHGWKDLQRRTALSFAKSKGHNEIVNLLKKSTPEKQTSTPQKRTLESEQSGTFEGDPFSGVPMVTGDVFSNKPKRYRLQYRPFAEDDKLWLDAPLIKVQEFELRFPDLAKWDKEAAFPPSNTLRNPLLKQWYSLAQNLLSTLFKQDGGYVFEKPVDAKKQNCPDYYDIIKKPMSFSCIRGKLRKNTYTDPQQFIDDVLLIFDNCSKYNKPETWIATVGNRLRDFFKNQLLTLGFNEFCKKEQLVKQLLEQSSQYLKSQNKTADSTNVDATNGVNGTNPTAGVNVSNGVQEKLKDLSNANISEPLKTSEEQKPLDVKAENVQEIEF from the exons ATGGCAACGTATCACGAGAACTATATTAACAATCCACTTGTCAAAGCGCTCATGACTGGCACTCTCTTAGAACTTAAAGAAGTTCTAAATAATAGATATCAACAGTATAAAAACCACAATAAAATCGATTCTTCTACAAACAACGAAGATTCTGTACAATCTAATCTAAAATCTGACGCAAATGACCCAAATTTTGAACCAAAAGATGATTTAAAAGATTCCAAAGCTGGCctaaatgataatttgaatGTGGTAGAGAAGACCATTGAAGAGTTGGTGGATGGGAACACAAGAATAACACCTTTATGCCAGTTATCACATAAAACAAACGAAGAAAGTTTGGAAATAGCGAAGCTATTGGTGGAGGATTACCTGCTTTGTAATCCGAATCACGTGGATTTGATTGGCCAAACATGTTTGTTTTACTCTGCCAGGGATGGAAGGGGCGAACTTTGTTCATATTTCTGTAAAAAAGGCTGTGACCCTAATCATAAAGATAGATTAGGGCAAACTTGTGTTTTTTATGCCGCTAGAGATGGGCATTCAGAAGTCATAAAGGTACTAGTAGAGCACGGCGCAGATGTAAATGTCACTGACGCTAATAGTCAAACCTGTTTATTTTACGCGGCCAGAGACGGTAGAGTTGAAGCTGTCAAGGTTCTACTTGAGAAAAACATTAATCACGGCTGGAAGGATTTGCAGAGAAGAACTGCACTTTCATTTGCTAAATCCAAAGGACATAATGAAATCGTTAACCTTTTAAAGAAGTCAACACCTGAAAAACAAACTTCAACTCCCCAAAAACGGACATTAGAATCAGAGCAATCG GGAACATTTGAGGGTGACCCGTTTAGTGGAGTACCGATGGTGACTGGTGACGTGTTTAGTAATAAGCCTAAGAGATATAGGTTACAGTACAGACCATTTGCAGAAGACGATAAGTTATGGCTTGATGCTCCTTTAATAAAGGTCCAGGAGTTTGAGTTAAGGTTTCCCGACCTTGCGAAGTGGGATAAGGAGGCGGCCTTCCCACCAAGTAACACACTTAGAAATCCATTACTAAAGCAATGGTATTCCCTGGCGCAGAATTTGCTAAGTACACTTTTTAAACAGGACGGAGGGTACGTGTTCGAGAAACCAGTTGATGCAAAGAAACAAAACTGTCCAGACTACTATGACATCATTAAGAAGCCAATGTCATTCAGCTGCATTAGAGGAAAACTGAGAAAGAACACCTACACTGACCCTCAACAGTTTATAGATGACGTTCTGCTCATCTTTGACAATTGCTCAAAGTACAATAAGCCTGAAACTTGGATAGCGACCGTTGGTAACAGGCTCAGGGATTTCTTCAAAAACCAACTCTTGACATTGGGATTCAACGAGTTTTGTAAGAAGGAACAACTTGTAAAACAACTCCTAGAACAGTCCTCTCAATACTTAAAAAGTCAAAATAAGACCGCTGATTCTACCAACGTAGATGCTACTAATGGTGTTAATGGTACCAACCCTACTGCTGGTGTTAATGTGAGTAATGGAGTTCAAGAAAAACTGAAAGATTTATCAAATGCAAACATATCAGAGCCTTTAAAAACAAGTGAAGAGCAGAAACCGCTCGATGTTAAGGCTGAAAATGTCCAGGAAattgaattttaa
- a CDS encoding Utp14 family protein, with product MKKVKKSKSSKAKPHSKPKNAKFSDYDEEISEDDINIDDSPSINTLNNINGVKSGKKNKKGECDELWHYIYDNQSDSEDSNQDLIHSQDSSNAENINASEDIEKDEKNGVSYERLEDSVDISGNLLDFDQVEELSSSYDWITKSKESKEQYKALVKKFKQIDKDVPQILTAESQSRLKRIERRAQYESTKRFLTKKWAPIVREIRKSETIVYGSDSRSEPTVSTICTKFTPETELEKELNSVGNELETKMDNTALVRAIIAREQKKNKRINRIKSKRWHKRQKQRDLQMAAKLLGKIDDPELATEIKNTFERKRAEKRILRKKEAQSKWAKMALRYGGKELLPLITSQQNDLKQHYDLIDQTVKLGHENSDQEKDSDDEEDSVVEDDVDDVNSKLNVILDSTVPIPNKGLFNLTFMKNAIQNQREQLNNNESDDEGDSVSDAEQEHPEDKSDDELDYNILVNNEGVEVDEQITKLNTLKKDKDQESTELDEMCSKEMEEEVIGIHSNDQSELLNFDQDKTSEMVRSVGYTRGDFNSFINTSNTSDEAVNAMELHLEKSKPNDTKKVDKNVNKDKSNKEKAVKSTPKELNKDKCVERLGKDNELDNLVSSVKSYN from the exons atgaaaaagGTCAAGAAATCCAAGTCTTCTAAGGCAAAACCTCACTCAAAGCCCAAAAATGCCAAGTTCTCTGACTACGATGAAGAAATATCAGAAGATGATATAAATATCGATGATTCTCCATCtattaatactttaaataatattaatggCGTAAAAAGTGgtaaaaagaataaaaaggGGGAATGCGATGAATTGTGGCATTATATTTATGATAATCAGTCCGATAGTGAAGATTCTAATCAAGATTTAATTCATTCTCAAGATTCTTCAAATGCAGAAAACATAAACGCTTCAGAAGATATTGAAAAGGATGAAAAAAATGGAGTTTCATATGAAAGATTAGAGGATAGTGTTGATATCTCAGGTAATTTACTTGATTTTGACCAGGTTGAGGAATTAAGTTCTTCATATGACTGGATTACGAAATCAAAGGAGTCAAAGGAGCAATACAAGGCTTTGGTGAAGAAATTCAAGCAAATTGATAAAGACGTACCTCAAATACTAACTGCCGAATCCCAGTCGAGACTGAAGAGAATTGAGAGAAGAGCTCAATATGAGTCAACGAAACGCTTTTTAACGAAGAAATGGGCACCAATAGTTAGAGAAATTAGGAAAAGTGAAACTATAGTCTATGGATCAGATTCTCGTTCAGAGCCCACAGTTAGTACAATTTGTACTAAATTTACTCCTGAAACTGAGCTTGAGAAGGAACTAAACAGTGTAGGAAATGAACTAGAAACTAAGATGGACAATACAGCACTAGTAAGAGCGATAATTGCCAGAGAGCAGAAGAAGAATAAACGTATTAATCGAATTAAGAGTAAGAGATGGCATAAGAGGCAGAAACAAAGAGACTTACAGATGGCTGCTAAGCTTCTGGGTAAAATTGATGATCCCGAACTTGCAACTGAGATTAAGAATACATTTGAGCGTAAAAGAGCTGAAAAGAGGATTTTGAGGAAGAAAGAAGCGCAGAGCAAATGGGCCAAAATGGCTTTAAGATATGGTGGAAAAGAACTCCTACCACTGATAACATCACAACAGAATGATTTAAAACAACATTATGATTTAATAGACCAAACTGTTAAATTAGGTCATGAAAATTCTGATCAAGAGAAAGATAGTGATGATGAAGAGGACAGTGTTGTAGAAGATGATGTAGATGATgttaatagtaaattaaacgTTATTTTAGATTCCACAG tGCCAATACCAAATAAGggattatttaatttaacattcATGAAAAATGCTATACAAAATCAAAGAGAACAACTTAACAATAATGAAAGTGATGATGAAGGTGATAGTGTTTCAGACGCAGAACAGGAACACCCAGAAGATAAATCAGATGATGAATTGGATTATAAcatattagtaaataatgaagGTGTAGAAGTGGATGAACAAATTACCAAACTCAATACCCTTAAAAAGGATAAGGATCAAGAATCCACTGAATTAGATGAGATGTGTAGTAAAGAGATGGAAGAGGAAGTGATTGGAATTCATTCTAATGATCAGTCTGAActattaaattttgatcAAGATAAGACCAGTGAAATGGTCAGATCAGTCGGATATACTCGAGGAGATTTCAactcatttattaatacCAGTAACACATCTGATGAAGCTGTGAATGCCATGGAGTTACATCTTGAAAAAAGTAAACCTAATGACACTAAaaaagttgataaaaatgtgaataaaGATAAGTCCAATAAAGAAAAGGCTGTAAAGAGTACTCCCAAGGAACTGAATAAAGATAAGTGTGTGGAAAGATTAGGAAAAGATAATGAACTTGATAATTTGGTAAGTAGTGTAAAATCctataattaa